From the genome of Amyelois transitella isolate CPQ chromosome 16, ilAmyTran1.1, whole genome shotgun sequence, one region includes:
- the LOC106129722 gene encoding isoleucine--tRNA ligase, cytoplasmic — MSSKIDRIPESIDFPKEEERILQFWKDIDAFQSCLKQSKNKPRYSFYDGPPFATGLPHYGHILAGTIKDVVTRYAHQQGFHVERRFGWDCHGLPVEFEIDKTLGIKGPEDVEKMGIDKYNAECRKIVMKYATEWETIITRMGRWIDFKNDYKTLYPSFMESIWWVFKELHNKGLVYQGVKVMPFSTACSTPLSNFESGQNYKVVVDPAVVVTFPTSEGYSFLAWTTTPWTLPSNLALCVNPKLTYVKVKENATGTCYVLQESRFPVIFKNVDDFEIVEKFLGEKLKGTKYTPIFDYFVKQCSNAFRVLTDSYVTEDSGTGVVHQAPYFGEDDFRVCLAAGVITRDQDIICPVDASGKFTEPVKDFLNQYVKDADKNIIANLKARNRVLQVSQEKHSYPFCWRSETPLIYKAVPSWFVRVEQMSKDLLKSSEATYWVPEYVKEKRFGNWLKEARDWAISRNRYWGTPIPLWMSSDKQEIVCVGSIEELQNLTGQQVTDLHRENIDHLEIPSSRPGHPPLKRVPEVFDCWFESGSMPYAQSHYPFENKKEFEDIFPANFIAEGIDQTRGWFYTLIVLSTALFNRPPFKNLIANGLILASDGQKMSKRKKNYPDPMEIVNKYGADALRLYLVNSPVVKAENLRFKEEGVRDVIKDVFLPWYNAFRFLMQNVERIIQEDKVDYKYNEKTQRENVMDKWITSFTQSLINFVKKEMAAYRLYTVVPRLTKFIDHLTNWYVRMNRKRLKGENGVKDCLVALDTLFGVLFDMARVMAPFTPYLTELMYKVLRQLLPGDSLDSVHYNMIPEPKLDIVDTDIERAVQRMQSVIELGRVLRDRKTIPIKYPLPEMIVIHRDKTYLDDVKSLEKYVLEEMNVRKIQVTSDKEKYGIKLRAEPDHKLLGIRLKGEFKAVTQALKELNDAQCEKIVTDGYVELVGQRIDVSEIRFIFQATGNDQYEAHSDNDVLVLLNVTPDQDMLDEGFAREIINRVQKLRKKAHLVPTDEVNVYYSVNKTSDIVRILKIHREFIESTVKAPLLTIEDMPPSKPIIIEETQELKGSQLKLVITWRKELELPVKPWVNIVLQDIAPRFGVTSNQATLLLKDRHDKDISVDTLYKEINVLFGLYGIKYTIWCDGQEVKTLKNLHAKTIVVSLSKPKIFETQSNPFCKFVNVANGTKTATLFLENPVGRKTLNKEKAVHFLSTLGIKINNLEMF; from the exons GTATTCATTCTATGATGGCCCACCATTTGCAACCGGATTGCCCCATTATGGCCATATACTTGCTGGAACTATAAAGGACGTTGTTACTCGATATGCCCACCAACAG GGCTTCCATGTGGAACGGCGATTTGGCTGGGACTGCCATGGACTGCCTGTGGAATTTGAAATAGACAAAACTCTTGGAATCAAAGGTCCAGAGGATGTTGAAAAAATGGGCATTGATAAGTACAATGCAGAGTGCCGTAAAATAGTCATGAAGTATGCTACTGAATGGGAGACCATCATCACGCGTATGGGCCGCTGGATCG attttaaaaatgactACAAGACCTTATATCCCTCATTTATGGAGTCAATTTGGTGGGTATTTAAAGAGCTACATAATAAGGGATTGGTATACCAGGGAGTCAAAGTGATGCCCTTCTCTACCGCCTGTTCAACTCCACTGTCCAACTTTGAATCTGGGCAGAATTACAAGGTTGTGGTGGACCCTGCTGTTGTAGTCACCTTTCCTACATCCGAGGGGTATTCTTTCTTAGCTTGGACAACAACTCCTTGGACCTTACCCAGTAATCTCGCTCTCTGTGTAAATCCAAAATTGACATACGTAAAAGTTAAAGAAAACGCAACTGGCACATGTTATGTTTTGCAAGAATCAAGGTTTCCTGtaattttcaagaatgttgatGATTTTGAGATTGTTGAGAAGTTCCTAGGTGAGAAACTGAAGGGTACAAAATATACACCAATTTTTGATTACTTTGTCAAGCAATGCTCAAATGCGTTTAGGGTGTTAACTGACAGTTACGTCACAGAAGATTCCGGTACCGGAGTGGTACATCAGGCACCATACTTCGGCGAAGACGATTTCCGCGTTTGTCTTGCGGCAGGTGTGATCACGAGAGACCAGGACATCATATGCCCTGTCGATGCCAGTGGAAAGTTTACAGAGCCAGTTAAAGATTTTCTTAATCAATATGTGAAGGACgcggataaaaatataattgcaaATTTGAAGGCGCGTAATCGGGTACTACAGGTAAGCCAAGAAAAGCACAGTTATCCATTTTGTTGGCGGTCGGAAACACCTCTCATTTACAAAGCTGTGCCTTCTTGGTTTGTAAGAGTGGAGCAAATGAGTAAAGACTTGTTAAAATCCAGTGAAGCTACATACTGGGTTCCAGAATATgttaaagagaaaagatttggtAATTGGCTGAAGGAGGCTCGGGATTGGGCAATAAGTCGGAATCGCTACTGGGGCACACCTATACCACTTTGGATGTCTAGTGACAAGCAGGAAATTGTTTGTGTTGGAAGCATAGAAGAATTGCAAAATTTGACTGGGCAACAAGTCACTGATTTGCACAGAGAAAACATTGACCATTTGGAAATTCCGTCATCTCGACCTGGACACCCGCCGCTGAAGCGAGTCCCAGAGGTTTTTGATTGTTGGTTCGAGTCGGGTTCAATGCCTTATGCCCAGTCCCATTACCCATTTGAGAATAAGAAAGAGTTTGAGGATATTTTTCCTGCCAATTTTATTGCTGAAGGTATTGATCAAACAAGAGGCTGGTTTTACACACTGATAGTGCTTTCTACAGCACTGTTCAACAGGCcaccttttaaaaatttgattgCTAATGGCTTGATTCTTGCTTCTGACGGGCAAAAAATGTCAAAACGAAAGAAAAACTATCCCGACCCTATGGAAATCGTTAATAAATATGGTGCTGATGCTTTAAGACTTTACTTAGTGAACTCCCCAGTTGTGAAAGCAGAAAATCTCAGATTTAAGGAAGAAGGAGTAAGAGATGTTATCAAGGATGTATTTCTTCCTTGGTATAACGCATTTAGATTCCTAATGCAAAATGTCGAAAGGATAATCCAAGAAGATAAAGTCGATTACAAGTACAATGAGAAAACTCAAAGGGAAAATGTGATGGATAAATGGATTACATCTTTCACTCAATCTCTTATTAACTtcgttaaaaaagaaatggctGCATATCGTTTGTACACAGTAGTGCCCAGGCTTACCAAGTTCATAGATCATCTTACGAACTGGTATGTTAGGATGAACAGGAAAAGGCTAAAGGGTGAGAATGGAGTAAAAGATTGTCTGGTTGCTTTGGACACATTGTTTGGTGTATTATTTGATATGGCGAGGGTAATGGCACCATTCACTCCTTATCTTACTGAACTAATGTACAAGGTGCTGCGACAGCTATTGCCAGGGGATTCCCTGGATAGTGTCCATTACAACATGATCCCAGAACCAAAGCTGGATATCGTAGACACCGATATTGAAAGGGCAGTGCAAAGAATGCAATCTGTCATTGAACTGGGAAGAGTTTTGAGAGATCGCAAAACTATACCTATTAAATATCCCTTGCCAGAGATGATTGTTATTCATCGTGACAAAACCTATTTAGACGATGTGAAGTCtttggaaaaatatgttttagagGAAATGAATGTAAGAAAGATCCAAGTCACCAGCGACAAAGAAAAGTATGGAATCAAATTAAGAGCCGAACCCGATCATAAACTACTTGGTATTCGACTAAAGGGCGAGTTTAAGGCAGTGACTCAGGCTTTGAAGGAATTAAACGATGCACAGTGTGAAAAGATTGTTACCGATGGTTATGTAGAACTGGTGGGTCAGCGCATTGATGTTTCGgaaataagatttatattcCAGGCTACCGGCAACGACCAGTATGAAGCCCACAGTGATAATGATGTACTAGTTTTGTTGAATGTTACACCCGATCAAGACATGTTGGACGAAGGATTCGCAAGAGAAATTATCAATAGAGTTCAGAAATTGAGAAAGAAAGCACATTTGGTGCCAACTGACGAAGTAAATGTTTACTATTCTGTTAACAAAACAAGTGACATCGTGCGTATACTGAAAATTCATCGGGAATTTATTGAAAGTACTGTTAAAGCTCCTTTATTGACCATTGAAGACATGCCACCATCTAAACCTATTATAATTGAGGAAACCCAAGAATTAAAGGGCTCTCAATTGAAATTAGTAATAACATGGAGAAAAGAATTAGAACTTCCTGTAAAACCTTGGGTCAACATTGTATTGCAAGATATAGCTCCACGATTCGGCGTCACTAGCAATCAAGCTACTTTATTGCTCAAAGATAGGCACGATAAAGATATCAGTGTTGATACACTTTACAAGGAAATAAATGTCTTGTTCGGTCTTTATGGGATTAAATACACTATATGGTGCGATGGGCAAGAAGTAAAAACCCTTAAAAACTTgcacgcaaaaactattgtAGTGTCCTTATCAAAaccgaaaatatttgaaactcaatctAACCCTTTTTGCAAATTTGTTAATGTCGCTAATGGCACTAAAACTGCCACCTTATTCTTAGAGAATCCGGTTGGACGAAAAACTCTGAACAAAGAAAAAGCTGTGCATTTTCTTTCTACCCTCGGCATCAAGATAAATAATCTTGAGATGTTCTAA